In one Aeromicrobium erythreum genomic region, the following are encoded:
- a CDS encoding RNA polymerase sigma factor, with product MTRGTDDERVPGTDDGSARPSDNALARRAGLGDRAAFEELFARLFPATLRYATRLLDGDERSAEDAVQDAWITAWRALPDFEGRSKVQTWMFTIVQREVYRRRRRTRPLAVDDRILEPLGRDDADRLGAARRLDPEQEAELGDLWRTLDLALGELPWTQRAAWTLRELEGFSYAEIAQVLDTTPTVVRGQLHRARRSLAIRMEQWR from the coding sequence ATGACCAGGGGGACGGACGACGAGCGGGTGCCGGGCACCGACGACGGGAGCGCCCGTCCGTCCGACAACGCCCTCGCCCGCCGCGCCGGCCTCGGCGACCGGGCGGCGTTCGAGGAGCTCTTCGCCCGCCTCTTCCCCGCGACGCTGCGCTACGCGACCCGTCTGCTCGACGGCGACGAGCGGTCCGCGGAGGACGCCGTGCAGGACGCGTGGATCACCGCGTGGCGCGCGCTGCCGGACTTCGAGGGCCGCTCGAAGGTGCAGACGTGGATGTTCACGATCGTGCAGCGCGAGGTCTACCGGCGCCGCCGTCGCACCCGCCCCCTGGCGGTCGACGACCGCATCCTCGAGCCCCTCGGCCGCGACGACGCCGACCGGCTCGGCGCCGCGCGTCGCCTCGACCCCGAGCAGGAGGCTGAGCTCGGCGACCTCTGGCGCACGCTGGACCTGGCCCTCGGGGAGCTACCGTGGACCCAGCGCGCGGCATGGACCCTCCGTGAGCTGGAGGGCTTCTCCTACGCGGAGATCGCCCAGGTGCTCGACACGACTCCGACCGTGGTCCGCGGACAGCTGCACCGCGCCCGACGAAGTCTCGCGATCCGGATGGAGCAGTGGCGATGA
- a CDS encoding SRPBCC family protein yields MRQLTVHRHVDAEPDIVWSLLVDLDAWPRWGPSVQHASLDDEAPLGLGSTGHVRTAVGLSLPFAITSFEPGRAWGWSVAGVPATTHAVRPEVDGCRLSMGAPLWAPAYLPVLAAALVRIDRLATARR; encoded by the coding sequence GTGAGACAGCTGACCGTGCACCGCCACGTCGACGCCGAGCCCGACATCGTGTGGTCGCTGCTCGTCGACCTCGACGCGTGGCCTCGCTGGGGCCCGTCGGTGCAGCACGCGAGCCTCGACGACGAGGCGCCGCTCGGCCTCGGCAGCACCGGCCACGTCCGCACGGCCGTCGGTCTCTCGCTCCCCTTCGCGATCACGTCGTTCGAGCCGGGGCGCGCCTGGGGCTGGTCGGTCGCCGGTGTGCCCGCGACGACGCACGCCGTGCGTCCGGAGGTCGACGGCTGCCGGCTGTCGATGGGTGCCCCGCTGTGGGCGCCGGCATACCTGCCCGTGCTGGCCGCGGCGCTCGTGCGGATCGACCGGCTGGCCACCGCGCGCCGCTGA
- a CDS encoding PIG-L deacetylase family protein, protein MTSPASPVRWDATLREAALPTVDDPGGPVVVLSAHPDDEVLGVGAWLAGQVGRRLHLVVATDGEQSHPGSPTVTPDQLRTVRRRELAEAFAVLGHPHVRTTHLGLRDAALPDDREPLTRLLQPLLQDAAVVLAPYEHDGHGDHDVLGAVARELVPAGTTLWRYPVWRWTRSTPDVGPDWLQGAALLPSSAGAAQQKAAALRAFRSQLEPWSDHPADQVVVTPALLEHALTAPEVVLT, encoded by the coding sequence ATGACGTCCCCCGCGTCACCAGTCCGCTGGGACGCCACCCTGCGCGAGGCGGCGCTGCCCACGGTCGACGACCCGGGCGGTCCCGTCGTCGTGCTCTCGGCGCACCCGGACGACGAGGTCCTCGGCGTCGGGGCGTGGCTCGCCGGACAGGTCGGCCGCCGCCTGCACCTCGTCGTCGCGACCGACGGCGAGCAGTCGCACCCCGGGAGCCCGACCGTCACGCCGGACCAGCTGCGCACCGTGCGGCGCCGGGAGCTGGCCGAGGCATTCGCGGTCCTGGGACACCCGCACGTGCGCACGACCCACCTCGGGCTGCGCGACGCCGCCCTGCCCGACGACCGCGAGCCGCTCACCCGCCTCCTGCAGCCGCTGCTGCAGGACGCGGCCGTCGTGCTCGCGCCGTACGAGCACGACGGCCACGGCGACCACGACGTGCTGGGTGCGGTGGCACGCGAGCTGGTCCCTGCGGGGACGACGCTGTGGCGCTACCCGGTCTGGCGGTGGACGCGCAGCACGCCCGACGTCGGCCCGGACTGGCTGCAGGGTGCCGCCCTGCTGCCCTCGTCGGCCGGTGCGGCGCAGCAGAAGGCAGCCGCCCTGCGCGCCTTCCGGTCGCAGCTGGAGCCGTGGTCGGACCATCCCGCCGACCAGGTCGTCGTCACGCCGGCGCTGCTCGAGCACGCGCTCACGGCCCCGGAGGTGGTGCTCACGTGA
- a CDS encoding SAM-dependent methyltransferase, with product MTDPAYFEDLYRTDPDPWRLDTAPYEERKRALTLASLPRPRYARAFEPACARGQITALLAERCDELVALDPVEAALERVRGRDLAGVSVRRGTIPDDWPAGTFDLVVLSEVLYFLTAEQRARCAELTVASLRPDGHVVAVHWRHSFTEAASVPDEAHVDLHTSALRPVSGYLDDDVRLEVLERA from the coding sequence GTGACCGACCCGGCCTACTTCGAGGACCTCTACCGGACCGACCCGGACCCCTGGCGGCTCGACACCGCCCCGTACGAGGAGCGCAAGCGTGCCCTGACGCTCGCGAGCCTGCCCCGCCCTCGCTACGCCCGCGCCTTCGAGCCTGCGTGCGCACGCGGCCAGATCACCGCCCTGCTGGCCGAGCGGTGCGACGAGCTCGTCGCGCTCGACCCGGTCGAGGCGGCGCTGGAGCGGGTGCGCGGGCGCGACCTTGCCGGGGTGAGCGTGCGGCGCGGCACGATCCCCGACGACTGGCCCGCCGGGACCTTCGACCTCGTCGTCCTGTCGGAGGTGCTCTACTTCCTGACCGCCGAGCAGCGCGCCCGGTGCGCGGAGCTGACCGTCGCCAGCCTGCGTCCCGACGGCCACGTCGTCGCCGTCCACTGGCGCCACTCCTTCACCGAGGCGGCGTCGGTGCCCGACGAGGCGCACGTCGACCTGCATACCTCGGCGCTGCGCCCGGTGTCCGGCTACCTCGACGACGACGTCCGGCTCGAGGTGCTCGAACGTGCGTGA
- a CDS encoding Asp23/Gls24 family envelope stress response protein: MTTPADTPEPADTGATVAEQVASATLGVPGVAGLHAGSFGEVATYLPGRRVTGVRLRDGDTEVHVVATMGTRLRDLADAVRSVVSPLVDTPVRVVVEDVVPDGTTAS; encoded by the coding sequence GTGACCACCCCGGCCGACACGCCCGAGCCCGCCGACACCGGAGCGACGGTGGCCGAGCAGGTGGCGTCCGCGACCCTGGGCGTGCCCGGGGTCGCGGGGCTGCACGCCGGCTCGTTCGGCGAGGTGGCGACCTACCTGCCCGGTCGTCGCGTCACCGGGGTCCGGCTGCGCGACGGCGACACCGAGGTGCACGTCGTCGCGACGATGGGCACCCGGCTGCGCGACCTGGCCGACGCCGTTCGCTCGGTCGTGTCGCCGCTCGTCGACACACCCGTGCGCGTGGTCGTCGAGGACGTCGTCCCGGACGGCACGACCGCGTCGTGA
- a CDS encoding Lrp/AsnC family transcriptional regulator: MDALDLALVEALRDHPRAGDLELSRVVGVARATVQSRLAKMEASGVITGYGPDVDLAAAGHTVLAFATLEIAQGRLDDVRAELESLPNVLEAYVTSGTADVVCKIAASSHADLQDVLLHMSTSGSIVRSTSIVVLSELVAPRVLPVLARDVQTGGRAPRYR; encoded by the coding sequence GTGGATGCTCTCGACCTCGCCCTCGTCGAAGCGCTGCGTGATCACCCGCGCGCCGGTGACCTCGAGCTGTCGCGGGTCGTCGGCGTCGCCCGTGCGACGGTGCAGTCACGGCTGGCGAAGATGGAGGCGTCGGGCGTCATCACGGGCTACGGCCCCGACGTCGACCTCGCCGCCGCCGGCCACACCGTCCTCGCCTTCGCGACGCTGGAGATCGCGCAGGGCCGCCTCGACGACGTGCGCGCCGAGCTCGAGTCGCTGCCGAACGTGCTCGAGGCCTACGTCACGAGCGGCACCGCCGACGTGGTCTGCAAGATCGCCGCGTCGTCGCACGCCGACCTGCAGGACGTGCTCCTCCACATGAGCACCTCGGGCTCGATCGTCCGCTCCACGAGCATCGTCGTGCTCAGCGAGCTCGTCGCCCCCCGCGTCCTCCCCGTCCTCGCCCGCGACGTCCAGACCGGCGGCCGCGCCCCCCGCTACCGCTGA
- a CDS encoding DUF2273 domain-containing protein, with protein sequence MTTSTVGLIAGLLLAIAIATGGFLGFLLALVLGGAGYLVGGHVDGEVDLSGLLGRRDRG encoded by the coding sequence ATGACCACCTCCACCGTCGGCCTCATCGCCGGCCTCCTGCTCGCCATCGCCATCGCGACCGGCGGCTTCCTCGGCTTCCTGCTCGCCCTCGTCCTGGGCGGCGCGGGCTACCTCGTCGGCGGCCACGTCGACGGGGAGGTCGACCTCTCCGGCCTGCTCGGACGGCGCGACCGTGGCTGA
- a CDS encoding Asp23/Gls24 family envelope stress response protein has translation MSEKAVAKTTTSSDLDSTQGRTSIADTVVSKIAGIATREVSGVYALGGNTARAVGAIRERIPGSSTNHSQGISVEVGEKEAAIDIQLVAEYGVSIADLANGIRTNVINAVERMVGLNVVEVNIEVQDIHIESDEGADDTAGEPRVQ, from the coding sequence GTGAGCGAGAAGGCCGTCGCCAAGACCACCACCTCCAGCGACCTGGACAGCACGCAGGGTCGTACCTCCATCGCCGACACCGTCGTGTCGAAGATCGCCGGCATCGCGACCCGCGAGGTCTCCGGCGTGTACGCGCTGGGTGGCAACACCGCCCGCGCCGTCGGCGCCATCCGTGAGCGCATCCCGGGCTCCTCCACCAACCACTCGCAGGGCATCTCCGTCGAGGTGGGCGAGAAGGAGGCCGCCATCGACATCCAGCTCGTCGCGGAGTACGGCGTCTCCATCGCCGACCTCGCCAACGGCATCCGCACCAACGTGATCAACGCGGTCGAGCGCATGGTCGGCCTCAACGTCGTCGAGGTCAACATCGAGGTGCAGGACATCCACATCGAGTCCGACGAGGGCGCCGACGACACCGCCGGCGAGCCGCGCGTCCAGTGA
- a CDS encoding Asp23/Gls24 family envelope stress response protein, producing the protein MADTATLAPVAQERAPLPAPEDRGRTTIADGVVSRVASIAASEIEAVVDTRKGWTKLVRKGLPHAEATVAGETSSITVEVAATWPTPLAPLVERVRAHVTERVDTLVGVTVSRVDVTVADVVHLDAPARRVV; encoded by the coding sequence GTGGCTGACACGGCCACCCTCGCCCCCGTCGCGCAGGAGCGGGCACCGCTGCCCGCCCCCGAGGACCGCGGCCGCACGACCATCGCCGACGGCGTCGTGAGCCGGGTCGCGTCGATCGCGGCCTCGGAGATCGAGGCCGTCGTCGACACCCGCAAGGGCTGGACCAAGCTCGTCCGCAAGGGCCTGCCGCACGCCGAGGCCACGGTCGCCGGCGAGACGTCGTCGATCACGGTCGAGGTCGCGGCGACCTGGCCGACGCCGCTCGCCCCGCTCGTCGAGCGGGTCCGCGCGCACGTCACCGAGCGCGTCGACACCCTCGTCGGCGTCACCGTGAGCCGTGTCGACGTCACGGTCGCCGACGTCGTGCACCTCGACGCCCCCGCCCGCCGCGTCGTCTGA
- a CDS encoding homogentisate 1,2-dioxygenase codes for MAHYRRAGSVPPKRHTQHRDPDGRLYREELMGEEGFSSDSSLLYHVGVPSAVLEARRWELPDQATTPNEPLLPRHLRLHDLFTDDPAGTAGGGAGPWAAKESNPVEHRRLVLANGDVRISYVVAGATSPLYRNATGDEIVFVEAGTGVLETVFGHLPYGPGDYLVVPRATTHRYVVGTPTRLYCIEANGHVAPPKRYLSRYGQLLEHAPYCERDLRGPGEPEVREETEVEVLVKHRGRGPGGLAGTVHVVPEHPFDVVGWDGCLYPYALSVHDFEPITGRIHQPPPVHQVFEGNSFVVCNFVPRKVDYHPLAIPVPYYHANVDSDEIMFYVDGDYEARKGSGIGKGSVSVHPGGHSHGPVPAAIEASLGAESFDELAVMVDTFRPLELGEGGRAVDDGVYHRSWSR; via the coding sequence ATGGCCCACTACCGGCGTGCCGGGTCGGTGCCGCCGAAGCGGCACACCCAGCACCGCGACCCCGACGGCCGGCTCTACCGCGAGGAGCTGATGGGCGAGGAGGGCTTCAGCTCCGACTCCTCGCTGCTCTACCACGTGGGCGTGCCGTCGGCGGTGCTCGAGGCGCGCCGGTGGGAGCTGCCCGACCAGGCGACGACGCCCAACGAGCCGCTGCTCCCCCGGCACCTGCGTCTGCACGACCTCTTCACCGACGACCCGGCCGGCACCGCCGGCGGGGGTGCCGGGCCGTGGGCGGCGAAGGAGTCGAACCCGGTCGAGCACCGACGCCTGGTGCTGGCCAACGGGGACGTGCGGATCTCCTACGTGGTGGCGGGCGCGACGTCGCCGCTGTACCGCAACGCCACGGGCGACGAGATCGTGTTCGTCGAGGCCGGCACGGGCGTGCTCGAGACCGTCTTCGGCCACCTCCCCTACGGCCCCGGTGACTACCTCGTGGTCCCGCGGGCGACGACGCACCGCTACGTCGTGGGGACCCCGACCCGTCTCTACTGCATCGAGGCGAACGGCCACGTGGCGCCACCGAAGCGGTACCTGTCGCGCTACGGCCAGCTGCTGGAGCACGCGCCCTACTGCGAGCGCGACCTGCGCGGCCCGGGCGAGCCCGAGGTCCGCGAGGAGACCGAGGTCGAGGTGCTCGTGAAGCACCGCGGCAGGGGGCCCGGAGGCCTCGCGGGCACCGTGCACGTGGTGCCGGAGCACCCGTTCGACGTCGTCGGCTGGGACGGGTGCCTGTACCCCTACGCGCTCAGCGTGCACGACTTCGAGCCGATCACGGGCCGCATCCACCAGCCTCCGCCGGTGCACCAGGTCTTCGAGGGGAACAGCTTCGTGGTCTGCAACTTCGTGCCCCGCAAGGTCGACTACCACCCGCTCGCGATCCCCGTGCCGTATTACCACGCGAACGTCGACAGCGACGAGATCATGTTCTACGTCGACGGCGACTACGAGGCACGCAAGGGCTCCGGCATCGGCAAGGGCTCGGTCAGCGTGCACCCGGGTGGGCACTCCCACGGTCCGGTCCCTGCGGCGATCGAGGCGAGCCTCGGCGCGGAGTCCTTCGACGAGCTGGCCGTCATGGTCGACACGTTCCGCCCGCTCGAGCTGGGCGAGGGCGGGCGCGCGGTCGACGACGGCGTCTACCACCGCTCCTGGTCGCGATGA
- a CDS encoding DUF6286 domain-containing protein, whose protein sequence is MTSETSSPTGTRPLAAAKSPAGTGASPLVAQLIALALVGLAVVAVQHLLVQLGSVSGSSWLLTVVDAADGIDGRTSAVLAGAVVALVVAVLLLPVALKPRPRRTLALRASSGVHLRRQDLVRVVRAAIDGTDGVTDADVSVRRRRVKVVARSVATSDRESELEGAVRARAERVCSAVDPAPRVDVTIRPEKG, encoded by the coding sequence ATGACCTCCGAGACCTCCTCCCCGACGGGTACCCGCCCGCTCGCGGCGGCGAAGTCGCCCGCCGGCACAGGCGCGTCGCCCCTCGTCGCCCAGCTGATCGCCCTCGCGCTCGTCGGCCTGGCCGTCGTCGCGGTCCAGCACCTGCTCGTGCAGCTCGGCTCGGTGTCGGGCAGCTCGTGGCTGCTGACGGTCGTCGACGCGGCCGACGGGATCGACGGTCGCACCTCCGCGGTGCTCGCCGGCGCGGTCGTCGCGCTCGTCGTCGCCGTGCTGCTGCTGCCGGTGGCGCTCAAGCCCCGACCGCGCCGCACCCTGGCGCTGCGCGCCAGCAGCGGCGTGCACCTGCGTCGCCAGGACCTCGTGCGGGTCGTCCGCGCCGCGATCGACGGCACCGACGGCGTCACCGACGCCGACGTCTCGGTCCGGCGCCGTCGCGTGAAGGTCGTGGCGCGGTCCGTCGCCACCAGCGACCGCGAGAGCGAGCTCGAGGGCGCCGTCCGTGCCCGCGCGGAGCGCGTCTGCTCCGCCGTCGACCCCGCCCCGCGGGTCGACGTCACCATCCGACCCGAGAAGGGCTGA
- a CDS encoding pyridoxal phosphate-dependent aminotransferase, whose product MRTQSSRIDGLGTTIFARMSALAAATGAVNLGQGFPDSDGPDVVREAAVEALRGGANQYAPGVGVPVLREAVAEHQRRWYGLDVDPDTEVVVTTGATEAIAAAVLGIVEPGDEVIVLEPYYDSYVAVLQMAGAVRRPVTLRAPDFRLPLDELRAAVTPRTTAILLNTPHNPTGTVLTADELAAVAQVAREHDLVVISDEVYEHLTFDVPHVPIATLPGMWERTLTISSGGKTFSFTGWKVGWASGPAALVASVLGAKQFLTFTSGSPLQPAVAAALRLDDDYFADFRAGMRERRDRLCAGLADVGLGVVVPDGTYFASTDIRPLGFEDGLDFCLRLPELAGVVAVPHQVFHDPDTPLEDNPGRPYVRWAFCKRADVIDEAVRRLGSLRA is encoded by the coding sequence ATGAGGACGCAGAGCAGCCGGATCGACGGCCTGGGCACCACGATCTTCGCGCGGATGAGCGCGCTCGCCGCTGCGACGGGCGCCGTGAACCTGGGTCAGGGCTTCCCCGACTCCGACGGGCCCGACGTCGTGCGCGAGGCGGCGGTCGAGGCACTGCGCGGCGGCGCGAACCAGTACGCGCCGGGGGTCGGCGTGCCCGTCCTGCGCGAGGCGGTGGCCGAGCACCAGCGCCGCTGGTACGGCCTCGACGTCGATCCCGACACCGAGGTCGTCGTGACGACGGGCGCCACCGAGGCGATCGCGGCCGCGGTGCTGGGCATCGTCGAGCCGGGCGACGAGGTCATCGTCCTCGAGCCGTACTACGACTCCTACGTGGCGGTGCTCCAGATGGCCGGCGCGGTGCGTCGACCCGTGACGCTGCGCGCCCCCGACTTCCGGCTCCCGCTCGACGAGCTGCGCGCCGCGGTGACGCCGCGGACGACGGCGATCCTGCTGAACACGCCGCACAACCCGACCGGCACCGTGCTGACCGCCGACGAGCTCGCGGCCGTCGCGCAGGTGGCCCGCGAGCACGACCTCGTCGTCATCAGCGACGAGGTGTACGAGCACCTGACCTTCGACGTCCCGCACGTGCCGATCGCGACGCTGCCGGGCATGTGGGAGCGGACGCTCACGATCTCCAGCGGCGGCAAGACGTTCTCCTTCACGGGCTGGAAGGTCGGGTGGGCGAGCGGACCGGCGGCCCTCGTCGCGTCGGTGCTCGGCGCCAAGCAGTTCCTGACCTTCACGTCGGGCTCGCCGCTGCAGCCTGCCGTCGCCGCGGCCCTGCGGCTCGACGACGACTACTTCGCGGACTTCCGCGCGGGGATGCGCGAACGTCGCGACCGGCTCTGCGCGGGGTTGGCCGACGTCGGGCTGGGCGTCGTCGTGCCCGACGGCACGTACTTCGCGTCCACCGACATCCGCCCGCTCGGCTTCGAGGACGGCCTCGACTTCTGCCTGCGGCTGCCCGAGCTCGCCGGTGTCGTTGCCGTCCCCCACCAGGTCTTCCACGACCCCGACACCCCGCTCGAGGACAACCCCGGCCGCCCCTACGTGCGGTGGGCGTTCTGCAAGCGTGCCGACGTGATCGACGAGGCCGTGCGTCGGCTCGGGTCGCTGCGCGCCTGA
- a CDS encoding glycosyltransferase: protein MRDPEVDGVGVDGVGVVVPARDEEDSLARCLAALDRAAGAVAVPVEIVVAVNATRDRSADVARAAGAIVVELPLPGVGAARAAGASRLLEGRDAARTWLATTDADSVVPPGWLAHHLALAADGADAVVGTIRLDDAELDHHTTWWRRYLGGLSRTPHVHVHGANLAVRGSLYLQVGGFAAVPAHEDLDLVTRLDAATDRVVRTVVEPVLTSARTEGRTPRGVAHDLRAARAAPATAPSMPCTLEG, encoded by the coding sequence GTGCGTGACCCGGAAGTCGACGGCGTGGGGGTCGACGGCGTGGGGGTGGTCGTCCCGGCGCGCGACGAGGAGGACTCGTTGGCGCGGTGCCTGGCCGCGCTGGACCGGGCCGCCGGCGCGGTCGCCGTCCCCGTGGAGATCGTCGTGGCGGTCAACGCGACGCGGGACCGCAGCGCCGACGTCGCACGGGCCGCGGGTGCCATCGTCGTCGAGCTCCCGCTGCCCGGGGTGGGCGCTGCCCGCGCCGCGGGGGCGTCGAGGCTGCTCGAGGGCCGCGACGCCGCCCGCACGTGGCTGGCGACGACCGACGCCGACTCCGTGGTGCCGCCGGGCTGGCTGGCCCACCACCTCGCCCTGGCGGCCGACGGCGCGGACGCGGTGGTCGGGACGATCCGTCTCGACGACGCGGAGTTGGACCACCACACGACGTGGTGGCGGCGCTACCTGGGCGGGCTGAGCAGGACCCCGCACGTCCATGTCCACGGCGCCAACCTGGCGGTCCGCGGCAGCCTCTACCTGCAGGTCGGCGGCTTCGCGGCCGTGCCGGCCCACGAGGACCTCGACCTCGTCACCCGCCTGGACGCCGCGACCGACCGCGTCGTCCGCACGGTCGTCGAGCCGGTGCTGACCTCGGCCCGGACCGAGGGACGGACGCCGCGCGGCGTCGCCCACGACCTGCGCGCAGCCCGTGCGGCACCTGCGACGGCGCCGTCGATGCCCTGCACCCTGGAGGGCTGA
- the hppD gene encoding 4-hydroxyphenylpyruvate dioxygenase, whose amino-acid sequence MTTTPTHAPTTDQTTALTGSERLAELDLDQLRQLVGLVEYDASHDPFPVTGWDAVVWAVGNATQAAGYYENVYGMEVVAYSGPETGNRDHHAYVLQGGAVRFVLCGAVDPDSAIADHHRVHGDGVVDIALEVPDVDRCVEHARSQGATVLEEPHDVSDEHGIVRRAAIATYGDTRHTLVDRSRYSGPYLPGFVERRTSASGRGRQEGTAGVPGRGRQYSSVFQALDHVVGNVELGHMDEWVDFYHRVMGFTNMAEFIGDDIATDYSALMSKVVASGNHRVKFPLNEPAIAKKRSQIDEYLEFYRGPGAQHLALATADILAAVDALRERGVEFLATPDSYYTDPELRARIGEVRVPIEELQRRGILVDRDEDGYLLQIFTKPVGDRPTVFFELIERHGSLGFGKGNFQALFEAIEREQAKRGNF is encoded by the coding sequence ATGACGACGACGCCGACGCACGCCCCGACGACCGACCAGACGACCGCCCTGACCGGCAGCGAGCGGCTCGCCGAGCTCGACCTCGACCAGCTCCGCCAGCTCGTGGGCCTGGTCGAGTACGACGCCTCGCACGACCCGTTCCCCGTCACCGGCTGGGACGCCGTCGTGTGGGCCGTCGGCAACGCCACGCAGGCCGCCGGCTACTACGAGAACGTCTACGGCATGGAGGTCGTCGCCTACTCCGGCCCCGAGACCGGCAACCGCGACCACCACGCCTACGTGCTGCAGGGCGGCGCCGTCCGGTTCGTGCTGTGCGGTGCGGTCGACCCCGACTCGGCGATCGCCGACCACCACCGCGTGCACGGCGACGGCGTCGTCGACATCGCCCTCGAGGTCCCCGACGTCGACCGTTGCGTCGAGCACGCGCGGTCGCAGGGCGCCACGGTGCTCGAGGAGCCGCACGACGTGTCCGACGAGCACGGCATCGTCCGGCGCGCAGCGATCGCCACCTACGGCGACACGCGGCACACGCTCGTCGACCGCAGCCGGTACTCCGGTCCGTACCTGCCCGGCTTCGTCGAGCGCCGTACCAGCGCCTCGGGCCGTGGGCGGCAGGAGGGCACGGCGGGGGTGCCGGGCCGTGGGCGGCAGTACAGCTCCGTGTTCCAGGCGCTCGACCACGTCGTCGGCAACGTCGAGCTGGGTCACATGGACGAGTGGGTCGACTTCTACCACCGCGTCATGGGCTTCACGAACATGGCCGAGTTCATCGGCGACGACATCGCCACCGACTACTCGGCGCTGATGAGCAAGGTCGTGGCGAGCGGCAACCACCGGGTGAAGTTCCCGCTCAACGAGCCGGCGATCGCGAAGAAGAGGTCGCAGATCGACGAGTACCTCGAGTTCTACCGCGGGCCCGGCGCGCAGCACCTCGCGCTCGCGACGGCCGACATCCTGGCCGCCGTCGACGCGCTGCGCGAGCGTGGCGTGGAGTTCCTGGCGACGCCCGACAGCTACTACACCGACCCGGAGCTGCGGGCCCGCATCGGCGAGGTGCGGGTGCCGATCGAGGAGCTGCAGCGTCGCGGCATCCTGGTCGACCGCGACGAGGACGGCTACCTGCTGCAGATCTTCACGAAGCCCGTAGGCGACCGGCCGACCGTGTTCTTCGAGCTGATCGAGCGGCATGGCTCGCTCGGCTTCGGCAAGGGCAACTTCCAGGCGCTGTTCGAGGCGATCGAGCGCGAGCAGGCCAAGCGCGGGAACTTCTGA
- a CDS encoding fumarylacetoacetate hydrolase family protein, translating into MTSAAPDWGTTTLPWCSFSVDDGPRRVGVGVGRSVLDAGAALPWLADEVADGTLDALLAHGPDRRDQVRRAVADLVGTQTDDLPLVPADDVTLYLPWTVRDYVDFYASEHHAAAVGRLFRPGTDPLPAAWKHLPIGYHGRAGSVVVSGTDVRRPGGQRREPDGAVTFGPSTRLDLEAEVGFVVGGPATRGPLTLAEAEDRLFGVVLVNDWSARDLQAWEYVPLGPFLGKSFATSVSAWVVPMDALRHARTAPPPRDVPLLPYLDDTSAPAGALDLALEVRIGDEVVSRPPYRAMYWTPAQMLAHSCVNGAAVRPGDLFASGTVSGPARGEGGALIELTANGAEPIVLGDGSTRAFLHDGDEVTVSATAPGPAGRRVPLGEVRGRVVAGS; encoded by the coding sequence ATGACGTCGGCGGCACCGGACTGGGGCACGACGACGCTGCCCTGGTGCTCGTTCAGCGTCGACGACGGCCCGCGCCGGGTCGGGGTCGGCGTGGGACGCTCGGTGCTCGACGCCGGCGCGGCGCTCCCGTGGCTCGCCGACGAGGTGGCCGACGGGACGCTCGACGCGCTGCTGGCGCACGGCCCCGACCGCCGCGACCAGGTGCGTCGGGCGGTCGCCGACCTGGTGGGCACGCAGACCGACGACCTTCCGCTCGTGCCAGCGGACGACGTGACGCTGTACCTGCCGTGGACGGTGCGCGACTACGTCGACTTCTACGCCTCCGAGCACCACGCCGCCGCCGTCGGCCGGCTGTTCCGCCCCGGCACCGACCCGCTGCCGGCGGCCTGGAAGCACCTGCCGATCGGCTACCACGGACGTGCGGGCAGCGTCGTCGTCTCGGGCACCGACGTCCGCCGGCCGGGCGGCCAACGTCGCGAGCCCGACGGCGCGGTGACGTTCGGTCCCTCGACACGGCTCGACCTCGAGGCCGAGGTCGGGTTCGTCGTCGGCGGGCCGGCCACCCGTGGCCCGCTCACGCTGGCCGAGGCCGAGGACCGGCTGTTCGGCGTGGTGCTGGTGAACGACTGGTCGGCGCGCGACCTGCAGGCGTGGGAGTACGTGCCGCTCGGGCCGTTCCTCGGCAAGTCGTTCGCGACGTCGGTCTCGGCCTGGGTCGTCCCGATGGACGCGCTGCGGCACGCCCGGACGGCGCCGCCACCGCGCGACGTCCCGTTGCTGCCCTACCTCGACGACACGTCGGCGCCGGCAGGTGCGCTCGACCTCGCGCTCGAGGTGCGGATCGGCGACGAGGTCGTGTCGCGGCCGCCGTACCGCGCGATGTACTGGACCCCGGCGCAGATGCTCGCGCACTCGTGCGTCAACGGTGCGGCGGTGCGCCCGGGCGACCTGTTCGCGTCGGGCACCGTGAGCGGCCCGGCACGCGGGGAGGGCGGCGCGCTCATCGAGCTCACCGCGAACGGCGCCGAGCCGATCGTGCTGGGCGACGGCTCGACCCGCGCGTTCCTGCACGACGGCGACGAGGTGACCGTCAGCGCGACGGCACCCGGCCCGGCCGGCCGGCGGGTGCCGCTCGGCGAGGTGCGCGGACGCGTCGTCGCCGGCTCCTGA